Proteins from one Terriglobales bacterium genomic window:
- a CDS encoding DUF416 family protein — protein MLRFNETELLQKIDRLPRQLRAAFAAACAERMLVLYSRFSTLTGRGNPATLKNILSHLWNDLAENRVSETEIQAAIEICMKLIPKEKESPWVPGQIVADDAPSAAVYALECHRTGSAQEAAWAAQCTCETLEEYVMRHENISINAVDLNDRLFSHSLVQTELARQQRDLAELLHKAVTLNELRQRSEEEAAQFLP, from the coding sequence ATGCTTCGTTTCAACGAAACCGAACTTTTACAAAAGATCGACCGTCTTCCGCGGCAGCTTCGAGCGGCGTTTGCTGCTGCATGTGCTGAACGGATGCTGGTTTTGTATTCAAGGTTTTCGACGCTAACAGGCAGAGGAAACCCGGCGACTCTCAAGAACATTCTTAGTCATCTCTGGAATGACCTTGCGGAAAACCGGGTGTCCGAGACGGAAATTCAGGCAGCAATTGAGATCTGCATGAAATTGATTCCGAAAGAAAAGGAAAGTCCATGGGTGCCAGGACAAATTGTGGCCGACGATGCGCCATCGGCGGCAGTCTATGCGCTTGAGTGTCACCGAACTGGCTCCGCGCAGGAAGCTGCTTGGGCGGCACAATGCACCTGTGAGACGCTTGAGGAGTATGTTATGCGTCATGAGAATATCAGCATCAATGCTGTAGATCTCAATGATCGTCTGTTCTCTCATTCACTCGTACAAACTGAACTCGCACGTCAGCAACGTGATCTGGCTGAATTGCTTCACAAAGCAGTGACTCTGAACGAACTACGGCAAAGATCTGAGGAAGAAGCAGCGCAGTTTCTGCCGTGA
- a CDS encoding PilZ domain-containing protein, with the protein MTRLEGLLLTSDAQVVSVMNQVLDNFEIETQVCSKPDAAVDVVTHRKLDTLILDWNSDDEPTQVMSALRKSHQNAKSTAVAIVGGAPEMHEATSAGANFMIYKPMSVDQATHCLRAAYGNILLQRRRSARYVVDIPVTANLIGVGQVEGKIIDLSAGGLAFQCPQPVQTDQQISIGFKLPGTSILIHVNGRVAHVVNKDGRTRAGMCFSFVPQREFALLEQWLATHLAKMMDEMISKEHNDRVN; encoded by the coding sequence ATGACACGCCTCGAAGGTCTTCTGCTCACCAGTGATGCCCAAGTGGTCTCTGTAATGAACCAAGTGCTGGATAATTTTGAGATTGAAACGCAAGTCTGCAGCAAGCCCGACGCTGCGGTTGATGTGGTCACTCACCGCAAATTGGACACATTGATTCTGGATTGGAACAGTGATGATGAGCCTACTCAAGTCATGAGCGCATTGCGCAAGTCTCATCAAAATGCCAAGTCCACGGCAGTGGCCATCGTCGGCGGAGCTCCGGAAATGCACGAAGCGACAAGCGCCGGAGCGAATTTTATGATCTATAAGCCTATGAGCGTTGATCAGGCTACACATTGCCTGCGGGCTGCGTACGGAAACATACTGCTGCAGCGCCGACGGTCAGCACGCTATGTGGTTGACATCCCGGTGACCGCAAACCTTATTGGAGTAGGGCAGGTGGAAGGGAAAATTATTGACCTCAGCGCGGGTGGCCTGGCGTTCCAGTGCCCACAACCAGTGCAGACGGACCAACAGATATCCATTGGATTCAAGCTTCCGGGAACTTCTATCCTGATTCATGTAAACGGCCGGGTGGCTCACGTGGTGAACAAAGACGGCCGGACCCGTGCCGGCATGTGCTTCTCTTTCGTCCCGCAAAGAGAGTTTGCTCTGCTTGAACAATGGCTGGCAACTCATTTGGCCAAGATGATGGACGAGATGATTTCCAAAGAACATAACGACCGGGTGAACTAA
- a CDS encoding tetratricopeptide repeat protein, whose translation MRSLEDKAKEAKNSGDLESALKLRREIAVKKQTAVHFCLYGRAAEELKRWRETEEAYKEALRLDPNFSHAMKCMGILQFKRTDGRRKESLRAARDWFLKALKYEYDVGTLTFLGGTYHALNDMAAARRTFEEAIKVDPNYEEALYNLAFMEKERNPERAVKLLEKAIEIDPYYAAAHHHIGLLYHKSGDLERAEHHLRRTLENDPEEYWTHLYLANCLAGQGKDDEAEKEYRYATNSHPEIVGGFEFFARFLEDIGKTKEAAEARSKVKYEPGEPVVRPRKSQAG comes from the coding sequence ATGAGGTCGTTGGAAGATAAGGCTAAAGAGGCAAAGAACTCAGGCGACCTTGAGAGTGCTCTCAAGCTCAGGAGAGAGATTGCAGTAAAAAAACAAACCGCTGTTCATTTCTGCCTCTATGGAAGAGCTGCCGAAGAACTGAAGCGATGGAGAGAAACCGAAGAGGCTTATAAAGAAGCATTACGGCTAGATCCAAACTTTTCTCATGCAATGAAGTGCATGGGAATTCTGCAGTTTAAAAGGACGGATGGGCGCAGGAAAGAATCCCTGCGGGCCGCAAGAGACTGGTTCTTAAAAGCGCTCAAGTATGAATACGATGTGGGCACGCTTACATTTCTGGGCGGCACATATCATGCTTTGAATGACATGGCAGCGGCCCGCCGGACTTTTGAAGAAGCGATTAAAGTGGATCCGAATTACGAGGAGGCGCTCTATAACCTTGCGTTTATGGAGAAAGAGAGAAATCCTGAAAGAGCGGTCAAGTTATTGGAGAAGGCGATTGAAATCGATCCGTATTATGCGGCTGCACACCACCATATCGGGTTGCTCTATCACAAATCAGGCGATCTCGAGCGAGCGGAGCATCATCTACGGCGCACCCTGGAGAACGACCCGGAAGAATATTGGACGCATCTGTATTTGGCCAATTGCTTGGCCGGACAAGGCAAAGACGATGAAGCCGAGAAGGAATACCGCTACGCCACAAATTCGCATCCAGAAATTGTAGGAGGGTTTGAGTTCTTCGCGCGGTTTTTGGAAGACATAGGGAAAACAAAGGAAGCAGCGGAGGCCCGCAGTAAAGTGAAATACGAGCCGGGAGAGCCGGTGGTTCGTCCACGCAAAAGTCAAGCTGGGTAA
- a CDS encoding TonB family protein, translating to MKQLLCLLAILAGMLFIVAPSLAQDAESHPDTGIIYGQQYVNSYFGFSYRFPAGWSGSATRLTMASQVYPLFAASSANAGNGSYIAIQAEPLRQNGNIKTGKDFLAIAAMPSGFETLPGDKHYIFGGKDFDRIDLRSTSPNSVLVRQALVCIVLRDYVITFQFKATNDNELEDLVNTMLSLSFLDSGQPPATAAATTTTAVQARTQRATTAPMPALVQPTTSVNTARTDTIAFGTTQTNAAPIAANPQPVKSTTPTATTSSAATGAPSALIKMESPPHTLRGDTLPATTISEAEPQPLVKVASKPDATKTAVIQAVMPAPSAELNTTAARNTQASTSVSKTAEPTKTQTAGTTAELTPTAIRPSAPISKATSSAIAGKTTTEITRVQISAATLESYVIRKVPAMYPLAARQGRVEGLVELTIVVDEKGEVQDVKAVSGPGILARSAEEALRHWRFRPIIVDGKATPIESRVSLNFQLSR from the coding sequence ATGAAGCAGCTTCTATGTTTGCTCGCCATTCTCGCGGGAATGTTGTTCATCGTTGCGCCTTCTCTGGCGCAGGATGCGGAATCCCATCCTGACACCGGCATCATTTACGGACAACAATATGTGAACAGCTATTTTGGATTTTCCTACCGCTTTCCGGCAGGGTGGTCAGGCAGTGCGACACGACTCACCATGGCAAGCCAAGTGTATCCTTTGTTTGCAGCCAGCTCCGCAAATGCGGGAAATGGAAGTTACATCGCAATTCAGGCGGAGCCTTTGCGGCAGAACGGCAACATCAAAACCGGAAAAGATTTTTTAGCCATAGCCGCCATGCCCAGTGGATTTGAGACGCTTCCGGGAGACAAGCACTACATCTTCGGCGGCAAAGACTTCGACCGGATTGATCTGAGATCGACCTCACCCAACAGTGTATTGGTTCGCCAGGCGCTGGTTTGCATCGTGCTACGCGATTACGTCATCACATTTCAGTTCAAGGCCACTAATGATAATGAACTGGAAGATTTAGTAAACACTATGCTATCCCTCAGCTTTCTTGATTCCGGACAGCCTCCGGCGACGGCCGCAGCAACGACTACAACTGCAGTTCAAGCACGGACTCAGCGTGCAACGACGGCGCCCATGCCTGCCCTGGTACAGCCTACTACTTCGGTGAACACAGCCAGAACAGACACCATTGCTTTCGGTACAACACAGACAAATGCGGCACCGATTGCAGCAAATCCCCAGCCAGTGAAATCAACAACACCAACGGCCACAACCTCATCTGCTGCCACGGGCGCTCCATCAGCACTCATCAAGATGGAGTCTCCGCCCCACACACTCAGGGGAGACACTCTGCCCGCAACGACTATTTCCGAAGCGGAACCTCAACCGCTCGTTAAGGTGGCATCAAAACCGGACGCTACAAAGACTGCAGTGATACAGGCAGTCATGCCAGCACCATCGGCGGAACTGAATACTACAGCTGCCCGGAATACACAGGCCTCGACATCAGTCAGCAAAACCGCTGAACCCACGAAGACTCAGACCGCCGGAACGACCGCAGAGCTGACGCCCACGGCGATACGGCCTTCTGCCCCCATCAGCAAGGCTACCTCAAGCGCGATAGCCGGCAAGACCACTACTGAAATCACGCGAGTTCAAATTTCAGCTGCAACCCTTGAGAGCTATGTCATCCGTAAAGTCCCTGCCATGTATCCCTTGGCTGCCAGACAAGGAAGAGTGGAAGGACTCGTCGAGCTCACTATTGTGGTAGACGAGAAAGGTGAAGTGCAGGACGTCAAAGCAGTGAGCGGACCAGGGATATTGGCCAGAAGCGCGGAAGAGGCACTCCGCCATTGGCGCTTCAGACCTATCATCGTAGACGGCAAGGCGACACCCATAGAAAGCCGAGTCAGCTTGAACTTCCAGCTTTCCCGATAA
- a CDS encoding response regulator: MNQPSAMPGEKVPTEPIERRIALGLSVAGVVVLPLLFLSYRNIAMIGLIFVLLVLVYYALQRDIKGRTRAQEALRESERRFRQMAENIQDIFWIRDIQTGHTIYVSPAYERVTGHSCERLYKEPSSWVEFIHPEDRERMLNATETEKGSFNQEYRIVRPDGDVRWFAAHAFPVRNEQGETYREVGVARDITERKRAVSALSESEERYRKLFELTPYPIWIYDRDTLQFLAVNNAAVQNYGYSREEFLAMTIKDIRPQEDIPALLANLDSLSNGERRFGLWRHRKKDGSLIDVEVTSYSLVFAGRPADYVLAIDVTERRHAEEERHRHQALIEQQNRELELRRLEAERATQLKSAFLASMSHELRTPLSAIIGFSELLAEMTAGDLNEKQQRYIEHVRKAAHHLLDLINDILDLSKIEAGQLELQPENFVLMDALPEVLSTINPLAMRKQIQVESMVGPELALYADRVRFKQVFYNLVSNAVKFTPVKGKIRIEAAQEEGFVRVSITDNGIGISPEDQRVVFDEFRQVGVTTKGVKEGTGLGLAITRRIVERHGGRIWVESETGKGSRFSFTLPAGKWMSVAKEKAAAPAFRKREKPLVLVIDDEPAARELLVTFLEPEGYQVVTASSGKDGIILAKQLRPDAITLDMLMAGKNGWETIFQLKHDSGSADIPIIIVSVVDEKKAGFALGAAEYLVKPITKEVLISKIAKHIGLVAGTSNKILIVDDEPATLGVLEQMLRSVGYDPVLATNGRQAVEKLSQFSVRAMLLDLIMPEMNGFEVIQKMKDHAVWSEIPIFVLTAKDLSHQEIELLTRQTHAFFSKGIPWKDTLLAEVRKAVRVAKTSTSA, translated from the coding sequence ATGAATCAACCGTCCGCCATGCCCGGGGAAAAAGTTCCTACCGAGCCCATTGAGAGAAGAATCGCCCTGGGACTGAGTGTCGCTGGTGTAGTTGTCCTACCCCTTCTATTTCTTTCTTACCGCAACATCGCCATGATCGGTTTGATCTTTGTGCTGCTGGTTCTGGTGTATTACGCGCTGCAACGGGATATCAAAGGCCGCACCCGCGCCCAAGAAGCTCTGCGCGAAAGCGAGCGGCGCTTTCGACAGATGGCGGAGAATATTCAAGATATCTTCTGGATACGCGATATCCAAACCGGCCACACCATTTATGTCAGTCCAGCCTATGAGAGGGTTACAGGGCACAGTTGCGAGCGTCTTTACAAAGAACCATCGTCATGGGTCGAGTTCATTCACCCCGAGGATCGTGAGCGAATGCTCAATGCGACCGAGACAGAAAAAGGCTCCTTCAACCAGGAATATCGCATCGTTCGGCCCGACGGTGACGTTCGTTGGTTCGCCGCTCACGCATTTCCCGTCCGCAACGAGCAGGGTGAGACCTATCGTGAGGTCGGCGTAGCCCGCGACATCACCGAACGCAAGCGAGCGGTAAGCGCTTTGAGTGAGAGCGAGGAGCGGTACCGCAAGTTATTTGAATTAACCCCTTATCCTATTTGGATTTACGACCGTGACACCTTGCAGTTCCTGGCGGTCAACAATGCGGCAGTCCAGAACTACGGCTACTCCCGGGAAGAATTCTTAGCCATGACTATTAAGGATATCCGTCCGCAGGAAGATATTCCGGCGCTCCTCGCGAATTTGGATTCTCTTTCCAATGGAGAACGCAGGTTTGGTCTCTGGAGGCATCGCAAAAAGGATGGAAGTTTGATAGATGTAGAAGTCACCTCATATTCTCTCGTTTTTGCTGGCCGTCCAGCAGACTATGTTTTGGCGATTGATGTTACAGAGCGAAGGCATGCAGAGGAAGAAAGGCATCGCCACCAGGCACTGATCGAACAACAAAATAGAGAGCTCGAGTTGCGCCGTCTGGAGGCCGAGCGCGCCACGCAATTAAAAAGCGCATTCCTGGCCAGCATGAGCCATGAGTTGCGCACACCTTTGAGTGCCATTATAGGGTTTTCAGAGTTGTTGGCTGAAATGACTGCCGGTGACCTCAACGAAAAGCAGCAACGCTATATCGAACACGTGCGTAAGGCAGCTCATCATTTACTCGACCTCATCAATGACATTCTCGATCTCTCCAAGATCGAGGCCGGTCAGCTTGAACTGCAACCTGAAAACTTTGTATTGATGGACGCTTTGCCCGAAGTTCTCTCCACGATCAACCCTCTTGCCATGAGAAAACAAATTCAGGTGGAAAGCATGGTTGGCCCTGAGCTTGCGCTTTATGCCGACCGTGTCCGCTTCAAACAGGTCTTTTACAACCTTGTCAGCAATGCTGTAAAGTTTACGCCGGTCAAGGGAAAGATACGCATCGAAGCGGCACAGGAAGAAGGTTTCGTCCGTGTTTCCATCACCGATAACGGAATTGGAATTTCGCCCGAAGATCAAAGAGTGGTTTTTGATGAGTTCCGGCAGGTGGGTGTAACCACGAAAGGGGTCAAGGAAGGTACTGGATTAGGGCTGGCCATCACCCGAAGAATAGTTGAACGGCACGGAGGCAGAATCTGGGTGGAAAGCGAGACCGGCAAAGGTAGCCGCTTCAGTTTTACTCTCCCGGCTGGAAAATGGATGTCAGTAGCGAAGGAGAAAGCTGCTGCTCCAGCCTTCCGCAAGCGTGAAAAGCCTCTAGTTCTGGTGATTGACGATGAGCCGGCGGCCCGCGAACTGCTTGTGACTTTTCTGGAACCCGAAGGTTATCAGGTCGTGACTGCAAGCTCTGGAAAAGACGGAATCATATTGGCCAAGCAGTTACGCCCCGATGCCATCACCCTCGATATGCTCATGGCCGGCAAGAATGGCTGGGAGACGATATTCCAATTGAAGCATGATTCCGGCTCTGCTGATATTCCCATCATTATTGTGTCCGTAGTGGATGAGAAGAAGGCAGGTTTCGCACTTGGGGCCGCTGAGTACCTGGTCAAGCCAATTACCAAAGAGGTTTTGATATCAAAGATCGCAAAGCACATCGGACTTGTGGCGGGGACCTCGAACAAGATTCTGATCGTGGATGATGAGCCTGCAACCTTGGGTGTGTTGGAGCAAATGCTTCGTTCGGTAGGATACGATCCCGTTCTTGCTACTAACGGCAGGCAAGCTGTGGAGAAACTGTCCCAGTTCTCGGTTCGGGCTATGCTTTTGGACTTGATAATGCCTGAAATGAACGGCTTTGAAGTCATCCAAAAAATGAAAGACCACGCCGTTTGGTCAGAGATTCCCATCTTTGTACTGACCGCGAAGGATTTGAGTCATCAGGAAATTGAACTGTTGACACGCCAGACTCATGCTTTCTTCAGCAAGGGCATTCCCTGGAAAGATACTCTGCTTGCGGAAGTTCGTAAGGCCGTGCGAGTGGCCAAAACTTCCACTTCCGCATAA
- a CDS encoding response regulator → MKRILVADDDAVLREMIHDTLGVLGYEVTLVENGDEVLQQLAGSPPDLVLLDIQIPLLDGISVVKKIRGNPELAGLKVVALSAFAMRGDDQKALDAGFDAYLTKPISIADLRKKVQQMLNIL, encoded by the coding sequence ATGAAGCGTATCCTGGTTGCCGATGATGATGCTGTCTTGCGTGAGATGATTCACGATACTCTTGGTGTTCTTGGGTACGAAGTGACTCTGGTTGAGAATGGTGATGAGGTGCTTCAGCAACTTGCCGGCTCCCCTCCCGATCTTGTTCTGCTGGATATACAAATACCTCTTCTCGACGGCATTTCGGTGGTGAAGAAAATTCGTGGGAACCCTGAATTGGCCGGTCTCAAGGTTGTCGCGCTATCAGCTTTTGCCATGCGCGGCGACGACCAGAAGGCTTTGGATGCAGGTTTCGACGCCTACCTGACCAAGCCGATTAGCATCGCCGATCTCCGCAAGAAAGTTCAACAGATGCTGAACATCCTGTGA
- a CDS encoding response regulator, with translation MSLKILVVEDDPLMLDLMAQVLASFEAQVRPLGDSEEAAALVERERFDGIFLDLQMPKMNGFQLAGKIRQSPSNRSTPIVIVTGHDDPKVMAQAFAVGGTFFLQKPVDRPKLAKLFKIARGIMFENQRRYIRVPLQTEVTCEIGPKTVKGTGVNISEGGVLIEISGIGGPGTTVLLSLRVPGQNSNSSITGAVAWVDERKGRTGIQFTTITAKDKQFIREFITSYLL, from the coding sequence ATGTCGCTGAAAATACTCGTGGTGGAAGATGACCCGCTAATGCTTGATTTGATGGCCCAGGTTTTGGCGAGTTTTGAGGCACAAGTTCGCCCGCTTGGCGACAGCGAGGAGGCGGCGGCTCTGGTGGAACGTGAAAGATTTGATGGCATTTTCCTTGATCTGCAAATGCCAAAAATGAATGGATTTCAACTTGCGGGCAAGATCCGGCAATCGCCGTCGAACCGATCGACGCCCATCGTCATCGTCACCGGGCACGATGATCCAAAAGTCATGGCGCAGGCTTTCGCCGTAGGAGGAACATTCTTCCTGCAAAAACCCGTAGACAGACCCAAGCTAGCGAAGCTGTTCAAAATTGCCCGCGGCATCATGTTTGAGAACCAACGCCGTTACATTCGCGTTCCACTTCAGACTGAAGTGACATGCGAAATTGGTCCTAAAACTGTTAAAGGCACGGGGGTTAACATCAGCGAAGGTGGGGTTCTCATTGAAATCAGCGGTATCGGCGGGCCCGGAACAACTGTACTATTATCCCTTCGTGTGCCGGGGCAAAACTCAAACAGCAGCATAACTGGTGCAGTTGCCTGGGTGGATGAAAGGAAAGGACGTACGGGGATTCAATTCACAACTATAACCGCAAAGGACAAGCAGTTTATCCGCGAGTTCATCACCAGTTACCTGTTATGA
- a CDS encoding cold shock domain-containing protein, translating into MEQGTVKWFNDAKGFGFISRQSGDDVFVHHTAIQSNGFRSLQEGQQVQFNVVKGPKGFQAENVQVL; encoded by the coding sequence ATGGAACAAGGTACAGTTAAGTGGTTTAACGATGCTAAAGGGTTTGGCTTTATCAGCCGCCAGAGTGGTGACGATGTATTTGTGCATCACACCGCTATTCAGAGCAATGGCTTTCGCAGTTTGCAGGAAGGCCAGCAGGTCCAGTTTAATGTGGTCAAAGGACCCAAGGGATTTCAGGCCGAGAATGTGCAGGTTCTTTAA
- a CDS encoding RNA polymerase sigma factor: MEAFAKFAQWKVGANAKALNLPMSEAESSDYELLRQLAKGDETAFRALYERYQGLIYRFALHMGGDSATAKETTQEVFMLLITNSKAYDPAKGSVGGYLFGMARNLTRRSLQHARLEVPLEEEGMESEESLVANGIDALDGLTNAEMLDCLRKAVQALPEAYRETVILCDLEELNYADAGEALGCSPGTVASRLHRARNLLKAKLKSKQCVK, translated from the coding sequence ATGGAAGCATTCGCCAAATTCGCGCAATGGAAAGTAGGAGCAAACGCGAAAGCGCTGAACCTACCGATGAGCGAAGCGGAATCCAGCGACTACGAGTTGCTCCGGCAACTCGCCAAAGGCGACGAAACGGCCTTCCGGGCCCTTTACGAGCGTTACCAAGGATTGATTTACCGTTTTGCGTTACATATGGGCGGCGACAGCGCAACAGCGAAAGAGACTACACAAGAAGTTTTCATGCTGCTGATCACCAATTCGAAGGCTTATGATCCCGCGAAAGGCTCAGTTGGCGGATATCTGTTCGGCATGGCGCGCAATCTGACCCGACGAAGTCTGCAGCATGCGCGCCTGGAAGTGCCGCTGGAAGAAGAGGGAATGGAAAGCGAAGAGAGCCTGGTCGCAAATGGCATTGATGCTCTCGATGGACTGACCAACGCAGAGATGCTCGACTGTCTGCGCAAAGCTGTGCAGGCACTGCCGGAAGCATATCGAGAAACTGTGATTTTGTGCGACTTGGAAGAGCTGAACTATGCCGATGCCGGGGAGGCGCTGGGGTGTTCACCTGGCACTGTGGCATCGCGCCTTCATCGCGCCCGGAATCTACTGAAAGCGAAATTGAAGAGTAAACAATGCGTGAAATAA
- a CDS encoding response regulator, with protein sequence MHAKVLLIDDSKFLRAALEKTLSGNGFEVRVAKDSEEGLRLAQQEGEFDLILLDLFLPKMTGEEILRRLKENPVTAGIPVMVLSGTTYCLPKATLDLMAVVASMEELYESGATHNAQHNAAHAIEYET encoded by the coding sequence ATGCATGCTAAAGTTCTGCTAATCGACGATTCCAAATTCCTGCGGGCCGCATTGGAAAAGACTCTATCCGGAAATGGATTTGAGGTCCGAGTAGCCAAAGACAGCGAAGAGGGACTGAGATTAGCGCAGCAAGAGGGAGAATTTGATCTGATCCTGCTGGACTTGTTTCTGCCCAAAATGACTGGGGAAGAAATCTTGAGGCGCCTCAAAGAGAATCCGGTGACGGCCGGTATTCCCGTAATGGTGCTCAGTGGAACTACCTATTGTCTACCGAAAGCGACGCTCGATCTGATGGCAGTTGTAGCCAGCATGGAAGAATTGTATGAATCTGGAGCAACACACAACGCCCAGCACAACGCTGCCCACGCAATCGAATATGAGACATAA
- a CDS encoding HD domain-containing phosphohydrolase — protein MAKILVADDDPSNRELLKAILQAEGLEIVTASDGRHALEEFVRTKPDLVLSDVAMPYIDGFEVCRQIKRDPEKRLTPVVLITGLSAVEDRVRGIKAGADDFLSKPLERIELVARVHSLLNLKAYTDELERAESVLFTLARSIEAKDPYTHGHCERLAECSARLGTRVGLNQEQIIALRRAGVVHDIGKVAVPDTILLKPAKLTEQEWQVMREHPVTGEKICSPLKSFRIVLPIIRHHHEKLNGSGYPDGLKGDNIPLTARVLQIVDVYDALTTERPYKQALSPAEAFTTMEDEVRRGWWDRDLFQQFQLEVGLPQREQGTISSASACA, from the coding sequence ATGGCCAAGATTCTGGTGGCAGACGACGACCCATCGAATCGTGAACTTCTAAAAGCAATACTGCAGGCGGAAGGGTTAGAAATCGTTACAGCATCCGACGGACGCCACGCGCTGGAAGAGTTTGTGCGTACCAAACCGGACTTGGTTTTGTCCGACGTGGCCATGCCTTATATAGATGGTTTTGAGGTTTGTCGGCAAATCAAGCGAGATCCGGAAAAACGGTTAACCCCTGTTGTTCTGATCACCGGTCTTTCCGCGGTCGAGGACCGGGTGCGAGGGATCAAAGCCGGAGCGGACGATTTTCTGAGCAAACCCCTCGAGCGTATAGAACTGGTCGCTCGAGTGCATTCGCTGTTGAATCTGAAAGCTTACACTGACGAATTGGAACGGGCGGAATCGGTTCTTTTTACGTTGGCGCGAAGCATCGAAGCCAAAGACCCTTACACCCATGGACACTGTGAGCGTTTAGCGGAGTGTTCCGCTCGCTTAGGCACGCGTGTCGGGTTGAATCAGGAGCAGATTATTGCATTGCGCCGGGCTGGCGTGGTTCACGATATAGGCAAAGTGGCGGTTCCCGATACGATACTGCTTAAGCCTGCGAAGCTGACCGAGCAGGAATGGCAGGTGATGCGCGAGCACCCGGTCACAGGTGAAAAAATATGCAGCCCCCTCAAATCGTTTCGTATTGTACTTCCCATCATTCGCCATCATCATGAAAAACTCAACGGGTCAGGGTATCCCGACGGCCTGAAAGGCGACAATATCCCACTTACCGCCCGGGTTCTTCAGATTGTTGATGTGTATGACGCACTGACGACGGAGCGTCCCTACAAGCAAGCTTTGTCTCCTGCAGAAGCATTCACCACCATGGAAGATGAAGTAAGACGTGGGTGGTGGGACCGTGATCTATTTCAGCAATTCCAGCTTGAAGTCGGACTTCCCCAAAGAGAACAAGGCACAATCAGTAGCGCCAGTGCATGCGCCTGA